One Citricoccus sp. K5 DNA window includes the following coding sequences:
- the rpsC gene encoding 30S ribosomal protein S3 → MGQKINPNGFRLGITTDHVSHWFADSSKEGQRYKDFLKEDIKIRELMTIGMERAGISKVEIERTRDRVRVDIHTARPGIVIGRRGAEADRIRTELEKLTGKQIQLNILEVKNPEIDAQLVAQGVAEQLASRVAFRRAMKKAIQSATRAGAKGIRIQCAGRLGGAEMSRSEFYREGRVPLHTLRANIDFGKFEAKTTFGRIGVKVWIYKGDLTAKELAAKEAAAPSGRGARGGDRRGPGGPGGGDRRRRNDRAPRQDAAAGSAPAEGGNA, encoded by the coding sequence ATGGGTCAGAAGATCAACCCGAACGGTTTCCGCCTCGGCATCACCACCGACCACGTCTCGCACTGGTTCGCTGACTCCAGCAAGGAAGGCCAGCGGTACAAGGACTTCCTGAAGGAAGACATCAAGATCCGCGAGCTGATGACCATCGGCATGGAGCGCGCCGGCATCTCGAAGGTGGAGATCGAGCGGACCCGTGACCGTGTGCGTGTGGACATCCACACCGCTCGTCCCGGCATCGTCATCGGCCGCCGCGGCGCCGAGGCCGATCGCATCCGCACCGAGCTCGAGAAGCTCACCGGCAAGCAGATCCAGCTGAACATCCTCGAGGTCAAGAACCCCGAGATCGATGCCCAGCTGGTCGCCCAGGGTGTGGCCGAGCAGCTCGCTTCGCGCGTGGCGTTCCGCCGTGCGATGAAGAAGGCCATCCAGTCCGCCACTCGTGCAGGTGCCAAGGGCATCCGCATCCAGTGCGCCGGTCGCCTGGGTGGCGCCGAGATGTCGCGCTCGGAGTTCTACCGCGAAGGCCGTGTGCCGCTGCACACCCTGCGCGCGAACATCGATTTCGGCAAGTTCGAAGCCAAGACCACCTTCGGCCGCATCGGCGTGAAGGTCTGGATCTACAAGGGCGACCTGACGGCCAAGGAACTGGCCGCCAAGGAAGCTGCTGCACCGTCCGGCCGTGGGGCCCGCGGTGGCGACCGTCGTGGACCCGGTGGTCCCGGTGGTGGCGATCGCCGCCGTCGCAACGACCGCGCCCCGCGTCAGGACGCTGCTGCAGGCTCTGCGCCCGCTGAAGGAGGCAACGCCTGA
- the rplV gene encoding 50S ribosomal protein L22 yields MEAKAIARHLRVTPMKARRVVNLVRGKQANEALAILKFAQQGASEPVYKLVASAVANARVKADREGTAFNEDALFITEAFVDEGPTMKRFQPRAQGRAGRINKRTSHVTVVVATEEEEGK; encoded by the coding sequence ATGGAAGCCAAGGCAATTGCGCGCCACCTGCGTGTAACGCCGATGAAGGCCCGGCGCGTCGTCAACCTTGTCCGTGGCAAGCAGGCGAACGAAGCACTGGCCATTTTGAAGTTTGCCCAGCAGGGCGCTTCGGAGCCGGTGTACAAGCTGGTCGCCTCCGCGGTGGCCAACGCCCGGGTCAAGGCCGACCGCGAGGGCACGGCGTTCAACGAGGACGCCCTGTTCATCACTGAGGCCTTCGTCGACGAAGGACCGACCATGAAGCGTTTCCAGCCGCGTGCCCAGGGCCGCGCCGGACGCATCAACAAGCGCACCAGCCACGTCACCGTGGTCGTTGCGACCGAGGAAGAGGAGGGGAAGTAA
- the rpsS gene encoding 30S ribosomal protein S19: MPRSLKKGPFVDQHLYLKVDAENEKGTKNVIKTWSRRSMIIPDMLGHTIAVHDGRKHIPVFITESMVGHKLGEFALTRTFRGHVKDDRKGKRR, encoded by the coding sequence ATGCCACGTAGCCTGAAGAAGGGCCCCTTCGTTGATCAGCACCTCTACCTCAAGGTGGACGCTGAGAACGAAAAGGGCACCAAGAACGTCATCAAGACCTGGTCCCGCCGGTCCATGATCATCCCCGACATGCTCGGGCACACGATCGCGGTGCACGACGGACGCAAGCACATCCCGGTGTTCATCACCGAGTCGATGGTCGGGCACAAGCTCGGCGAGTTTGCACTCACGCGGACTTTCCGCGGTCACGTGAAAGACGACCGGAAGGGCAAGCGCCGCTGA
- the rplB gene encoding 50S ribosomal protein L2 has protein sequence MAIRKYKPTTPGLRGSSVADFAEITRTTPEKSLLRPLTKSGGRNNSGKITTRHKGGGHKRQYRVIDFRRHDKDGVPAKVAHIEYDPNRTARIALLHYVDGTKRYILAPAKLNQGDTIEAGATADIKPGNNLPLRNIPLGTVIHAVELRPGGGAKLARSAGSSIQLVAREGKYAQLRLPSGEIRNVDVRCRASIGEVGNAEQSNINWGKAGRMRWKGVRPTVRGVVMNPVDHPHGGGEGKTSGGRHPVNPNGKPEGRTRRPNKESDKLIVRRRRTGKNKR, from the coding sequence ATGGCTATCCGTAAATACAAGCCGACCACCCCGGGCCTTCGTGGCTCGTCCGTGGCCGACTTCGCAGAAATCACCCGGACCACCCCGGAGAAGTCGCTGCTTCGCCCGCTCACCAAGAGCGGCGGACGCAACAACTCCGGCAAGATCACCACCCGCCACAAGGGCGGCGGCCACAAGCGCCAGTACCGCGTCATCGACTTCCGTCGTCATGACAAGGACGGCGTGCCGGCGAAGGTCGCTCACATCGAGTACGACCCGAACCGCACCGCCCGCATCGCCCTGCTCCACTACGTGGACGGCACCAAGCGCTACATCCTGGCCCCGGCCAAGCTGAACCAGGGTGACACCATCGAGGCTGGCGCCACCGCGGATATCAAGCCCGGCAACAACCTGCCGCTGCGCAACATCCCGCTCGGCACCGTCATCCACGCGGTGGAACTGCGTCCGGGCGGCGGCGCCAAGCTGGCCCGCTCGGCCGGTTCGTCCATCCAGCTGGTCGCCCGTGAAGGCAAGTACGCCCAGTTGCGTCTGCCCTCCGGCGAGATCCGCAACGTGGACGTGCGCTGCCGCGCCAGCATCGGCGAGGTCGGCAACGCCGAGCAGTCGAACATCAACTGGGGCAAGGCCGGCCGCATGCGGTGGAAGGGCGTTCGCCCGACCGTCCGCGGTGTGGTCATGAACCCCGTCGACCACCCGCACGGCGGTGGCGAGGGCAAGACCTCCGGTGGTCGTCACCCGGTCAACCCCAATGGCAAGCCAGAGGGCCGCACCCGCCGCCCGAACAAGGAAAGCGACAAGCTCATCGTGCGCCGTCGCCGTACCGGCAAGAACAAGCGATAG